AAAAAATCTATCTGTAATAGTTCCCACATTTAAGATTTTCTTTGAAAATTACCTAAGCAAATTTCTAATTTTACCGATTCTTGTTAGCAGGATCGGATAAAACAAATGCAACAAGAGGAATGGCTGGAGCAGCTTACGAAACTTTTTCAAGACGAGATCAATCTTTATTCAAACGTTTTGGAACTTGAAATTCAAAAGTCGACTGCAATTGTTCAAGCTGACGGTAAGTCTCTTGAGTCGATTACGAAAAAAACATATGAACTACTCGTGATGGCCTCTGAGATCGAAAGAGTTAGAATGAAATCGATCGAAGAAGTGTATCGTTCTAAAAATTTTACTTTTCCCGAGACTGGCGTGCCGACGTTATCCGATTTTTTGAACCGTATCGATAGAGATTCTAACTATCGATTAAAAGAATTTGGTTCTTCTTTAAAATCGATTCTGCATCGACTGAAAGAAAAAATCAAATCCAATGAAAGGCTGATTTTAACTCGTCAAGAGGTTCTTTCTAAAACGATCGAAGCGATGAAAGAAAAAGCGATGGAATCCGATATAAACACTTATGGCTCCGGAAAAAATCTAGAACGTAAACAAACCAAAAGACAATCTTTGATGCTAAATGCGTCAGCGTAAATCGATCGAATCATTTGTTATAGGAGGAAGAAGCCATGGGTTCTACATTTTCAGGTCTTGAAATCGGAAAGCGGGGTTTAACCGCGCATCAGCAAGCCCTTCAAACGACAGGTCATAATATTTCCAACGCAGATAACAAGCATTATGCGAGACAAAGGGTTACGATGACGGCGATGGATCCATTGTACGATCCTTCTCTGAATCGTGCTAATCTTCCGGGACAAATCGGTCAAGGAGTCGAAATCGCTTCTATAGAAAGGATCCGAGATAATTTTATTGACGATAGAATTATTGAAACTTCTGGAAATAAAGATTACTGGGCGGCTCGTAACGAATATCTGTATCAATTGGAAACTGTTTTTAACGAACCCAACGGCACTACTCTTAGGACTTTGATGGATAAATTTTGGTCTTCTTGGGAAGATTTAGCAAACTATCCCGAAGACAACGCACATCGTTCTGTTGTTTTAGAAAAAGCGAATGGACTTGGAAGTAGAACCGAAGACGTTTATCGTAAACTCGCACAACTCAGAGATCAAGCGAACCGTGAGATCGAAACAAAAACATATCATTTAAATACAATCTCGGAAAACATTCGTACTTTAAACGAAAGAATCGGAAAATCGGAAGCGTTAGGCGATAGACCAAACGATCTTTACGATAAACGAGACGCACTTTTACAAGAACTTTCTTCCTTGGTGGACGTTACAATCGGTCGTTCCGACGAGGATGAATTGATGGTTTTTATTGGTCAGCAAATTTTAGTTCAAGGAAATAAAGCGAACAAAATCGATATTATAGGAAATCCTTCTAAAGACGGACTTTTGGATTTGTTTTGGTCCGCAACTGGAGATCCTGTTCTTTTGAGAAAAGGAAGATTACAGGGTTTGATCGAAGTAAGAGATAAGATCATTCGCGAGAAAATTGATCAAGTAGATTCACTTTCCATAAACGTAATGGATGCTGTAAACGAAATTCATAAAGATGGTTTTGGAATTAATGGAAATACAAATCAATCATTCTTTAATATTCGTTCTTTGTCGATCAATACGTTTGGGGAATACGATTCCAACGGGGACGGTCAAAACGACGTTACTGCAATTTTTAGAATTACAGGAAGAAACACTTTAGATCCGGATCGCCCCATCGGAATAAACGGAACGATCACTTTTCATCAATCGGATACAAAAGAATCTCCCGTTTTGATTCCGTATTCTTCTAATGATACGTTAAACGGAATTATCAAGAAGATCAATGCTTCTCGTTCTGGTGTTGTGGCTTATATGAACCATGACAATCAATTGGCTTTAAAGGCTACGGTTGCGGATGATCATCCAAATAAAAATTTTATCATAAGACATATTGAAGATTCGGGAGATCTTCTTGTGGGAATGACTGGAATCTTAATGGCCTCAGGACCTTCGGGTGCGTATGACTACAAACGTCTTGGAGAAATCAATAAGTTACAAGCTCGTTCTGAAGACGTTACGTTAACCCCTCATTTTCATCCTTCTTCTCATTTTAGAGTTTCCGATTCAATTGCGAATAACGTTGCTAACATAGCAGCCGCTCGAGGTAAAGACGTAGGAGGAACGGGGGATTATAATTCACCCGGAGGTCATAAGGATGGAAGAAACGCTCTTATGGTTGCGTCTGCTTTGAGAAACAGTCCAGTTATGGTGGATTATTCTAAAACGACCGACGACTTTTATAATACTTTGATTTCTAAGTTGGGAACCGAAGCGAGGGAAGCAAAACAGGAGTTCGGAATTCAAAACGATCTTATGACCGAACTAGAAAACATGAGACAATCGGTCATGGGAGTCAACCTGGACGAAGAAATGGCCAACATGGTTCAGTTTCAGCATGCTTATAACGCGTCTGCAAAAATGATCAATACTATGAACGAAATTCTAGATACGATCATCAATCGACTAGGCGTTTGATCTCGCGGGTGATATAGGCGAGTAAGGAGAGAATTTTATGATGCGTATAACGAACATGATGCAGAACAACAGTCTGATTCATAATTTAAACAGACATCAGCTTAACATGGACGAAACTCAAAACCAACTTTCTACCGGACAAAGAATTCGTCTCCCGTCTGATGAGCCCGGTCGTGCCACAAATCAGATGTTTTTCCGTTCTAGATTAAACGAGTTGGAAACTTTTCAAAGAAATATAGACGACGGAAATTCTCGTCTGCAACAAATCGACGGGGAATTAGATCGTATCGGCTCTTTGTTTCAAAGGGCGAGAGTGTTGGCGGTTCAGGCGTCCAACGGTATTTATCAAGGCGATAAAGGTTTTGAACTTGAAGTGGCTATCGGAAAAGAAATCGACGAAATTTTAAGAGCGTTAGTCGACATTGCAAACACAAGAGACGCTACGGGGCGTCCTTTGTTTGGAGGTCACGTGATCGAAAGAC
Above is a genomic segment from Leptospira kirschneri serovar Cynopteri str. 3522 CT containing:
- a CDS encoding flagellar protein FlgN, with the translated sequence MQQEEWLEQLTKLFQDEINLYSNVLELEIQKSTAIVQADGKSLESITKKTYELLVMASEIERVRMKSIEEVYRSKNFTFPETGVPTLSDFLNRIDRDSNYRLKEFGSSLKSILHRLKEKIKSNERLILTRQEVLSKTIEAMKEKAMESDINTYGSGKNLERKQTKRQSLMLNASA
- the flgK gene encoding flagellar hook-associated protein FlgK — its product is MGSTFSGLEIGKRGLTAHQQALQTTGHNISNADNKHYARQRVTMTAMDPLYDPSLNRANLPGQIGQGVEIASIERIRDNFIDDRIIETSGNKDYWAARNEYLYQLETVFNEPNGTTLRTLMDKFWSSWEDLANYPEDNAHRSVVLEKANGLGSRTEDVYRKLAQLRDQANREIETKTYHLNTISENIRTLNERIGKSEALGDRPNDLYDKRDALLQELSSLVDVTIGRSDEDELMVFIGQQILVQGNKANKIDIIGNPSKDGLLDLFWSATGDPVLLRKGRLQGLIEVRDKIIREKIDQVDSLSINVMDAVNEIHKDGFGINGNTNQSFFNIRSLSINTFGEYDSNGDGQNDVTAIFRITGRNTLDPDRPIGINGTITFHQSDTKESPVLIPYSSNDTLNGIIKKINASRSGVVAYMNHDNQLALKATVADDHPNKNFIIRHIEDSGDLLVGMTGILMASGPSGAYDYKRLGEINKLQARSEDVTLTPHFHPSSHFRVSDSIANNVANIAAARGKDVGGTGDYNSPGGHKDGRNALMVASALRNSPVMVDYSKTTDDFYNTLISKLGTEAREAKQEFGIQNDLMTELENMRQSVMGVNLDEEMANMVQFQHAYNASAKMINTMNEILDTIINRLGV